The Fusobacterium sp. FSA-380-WT-3A genome has a window encoding:
- the galT gene encoding UDP-glucose--hexose-1-phosphate uridylyltransferase has product MINIYAEIEKLLNYAIFHNFIEKEDKIYFRNKLLASLNIDSYENIDETEESVKNLPIENSYDILNRICDWATENHLIEGTFDERDLLDTKVIGELIPRPSEIIKNFFNDYKESPKKATDNYYAFSQNTNYIRVDRIAKNLHWYSNTEYGNLEITINLSKPEKDPRDIAKAKLAPQSSYPKCLLCKENEGYQGRINHPARQNHRIIPLTLINEPWFLQYSPYVYYNEHCILFSGEHRPMKIDRGSFERVLEFVDIFPHYFVGSNADLPIVGGSILTHDHFQGGCHEFPMALAKAEKTYTIKGYEDITVEKVHWPMSVVRLRGNSKERLVELSDKILLKWRNYSDESCDILAFSGETPHNTITPIARRKGNDYEIDLVLRNNRTTEEFPLGIFHPHKELHNIKKENIGLIEVMGLAVLPGRLKEELLILGNLLVKENSLKLIEENEKVQKHLDWCKNILAKHSDINSNNIEKILEEEVGFTFSKVLEDAGVYKQTEEGKKGFDKFVESL; this is encoded by the coding sequence ATGATAAATATCTATGCAGAAATTGAAAAATTATTAAACTATGCTATTTTTCATAATTTTATAGAAAAAGAAGATAAAATATATTTTAGAAATAAACTTTTAGCTTCTCTTAATATAGATTCTTATGAAAATATAGATGAAACTGAAGAAAGTGTAAAAAATCTTCCAATAGAAAACTCTTATGATATTCTTAACAGAATTTGTGATTGGGCTACTGAAAATCATTTAATTGAAGGAACTTTTGATGAAAGAGATTTACTTGATACAAAAGTTATAGGAGAATTAATCCCTAGACCTAGTGAAATTATTAAAAATTTCTTTAATGATTATAAAGAATCTCCTAAAAAAGCAACTGATAACTACTATGCTTTTTCTCAAAATACAAATTATATTAGAGTGGACAGAATAGCTAAAAATCTTCATTGGTATTCAAATACTGAGTATGGAAATTTAGAAATAACTATAAATCTTTCTAAACCAGAAAAAGACCCAAGAGATATAGCAAAAGCTAAACTTGCTCCTCAATCTTCTTATCCTAAATGTCTATTATGTAAAGAAAATGAGGGATATCAAGGAAGAATAAATCATCCAGCAAGACAAAATCACAGAATAATTCCTCTAACATTGATTAATGAACCATGGTTCTTACAATATTCTCCATATGTTTATTACAATGAACATTGTATTTTATTTTCTGGAGAACATAGACCTATGAAAATTGATAGAGGAAGTTTTGAGAGAGTGTTAGAATTTGTAGATATATTCCCTCATTATTTTGTTGGTTCTAATGCTGATTTACCAATAGTTGGAGGTTCTATTTTAACTCATGACCATTTCCAAGGAGGTTGTCATGAATTCCCAATGGCTTTAGCTAAAGCTGAAAAAACTTATACTATAAAAGGCTATGAAGATATAACAGTTGAAAAAGTTCATTGGCCTATGTCAGTAGTGAGATTAAGAGGAAATTCAAAAGAAAGATTAGTTGAATTATCTGATAAAATTTTATTAAAATGGAGAAACTATTCTGATGAATCTTGTGATATTTTAGCTTTCTCTGGAGAAACTCCTCACAATACTATAACTCCAATAGCTAGAAGAAAAGGAAATGATTATGAAATTGATTTGGTTCTAAGAAATAATAGAACTACTGAAGAGTTTCCATTAGGAATTTTCCATCCTCATAAAGAGTTACATAATATAAAAAAAGAAAATATAGGTCTTATTGAAGTTATGGGACTTGCAGTATTACCAGGAAGATTAAAAGAAGAGCTTTTAATATTAGGAAATTTATTAGTAAAAGAAAATTCTCTTAAACTTATAGAAGAAAATGAAAAAGTGCAAAAACATTTAGATTGGTGTAAAAATATTTTAGCAAAACATTCTGATATAAATTCTAATAATATAGAAAAAATATTAGAAGAAGAAGTTGGATTTACATTCTCAAAAGTATTAGAAGATGCTGGAGTTTACAAACAAACTGAAGAAGGTAAAAAAGGATTTGATAAATTTGTCGAATCACTTTAA
- a CDS encoding ATP-binding protein, with the protein MKEIKVNLREYNLKEDTFLESIRTSYRKKIWSKFVKAINDFDLIEDGDKIAVGVSGGKDSLLLCKLFQELKRDKSKNFEVAFISMNPGFEAMDIEQFKKNLEILNIPCHIFNSDVWEIAFKEDPENPCFLCAKMRRGVLYNKIEELGFTKLALGHHFDDIVETALINMFYAGTIKTMVPKVPSTSGKLSVIRPMAYIKEEDIISYTKRNNIQAMGCGCPVESGKTDSKRKEIKNLLKELESKNKNIKQSIFNSLKNINLDFIMGYTRGNKNDKN; encoded by the coding sequence ATGAAAGAAATAAAAGTAAATCTTAGAGAATATAATTTAAAAGAAGATACTTTTTTAGAAAGTATTAGAACTAGTTATAGAAAAAAAATTTGGTCTAAATTTGTGAAAGCTATAAACGATTTTGATTTAATAGAAGATGGAGATAAAATAGCTGTTGGAGTTTCTGGTGGAAAAGATAGTCTTTTACTTTGTAAACTTTTTCAAGAATTAAAAAGAGATAAAAGTAAAAATTTTGAAGTTGCTTTTATTAGTATGAATCCTGGTTTTGAAGCTATGGATATTGAACAATTTAAAAAAAATCTAGAAATTTTAAATATTCCTTGTCATATTTTTAATTCAGATGTTTGGGAAATTGCTTTTAAAGAAGACCCTGAAAATCCATGCTTTTTATGTGCCAAAATGAGAAGAGGAGTTCTCTATAATAAGATTGAAGAATTAGGATTTACAAAATTAGCCCTTGGACATCATTTTGATGATATTGTAGAAACTGCTCTTATTAATATGTTCTATGCAGGAACTATAAAAACAATGGTTCCCAAAGTTCCTTCAACAAGTGGAAAATTATCTGTTATTAGACCAATGGCTTATATAAAGGAAGAAGATATTATTTCTTATACAAAAAGAAATAATATTCAAGCTATGGGATGTGGATGTCCTGTAGAATCTGGGAAGACTGACTCAAAAAGAAAAGAGATAAAAAATCTTTTAAAAGAGTTAGAGTCCAAAAATAAAAATATAAAACAAAGTATATTCAATTCATTGAAAAATATTAATCTTGATTTTATTATGGGTTATACTAGAGGAAATAAAAATGATAAAAATTAG
- a CDS encoding ATP-binding protein: MIKISNIKELNSMKIDTYYFEVLENIIKISNKKEKYEININYRNDNIISTLETIKKLTEIKISLDRFQEREILSYIESKGFNKTLWNSIGKAMHKFNMIEHGDRIAVGISGGKDSLVLFNSLVRIKKVANIDFEIVPIHIHMKEDTSDLTELKKYIEKFGYSLQVIETNLKNLVVGETREKNPCFLCGRIRRGILYTTMKNQKLNKLALGHHKDDIIETFLLNIIYQGNRNIMKPSYFSEEHQVQIIRPLAFVEEKNIISYSKKLSLPILEEKCPYESSADSKRLKIKNIIKNISLENPDVRSIILNSIEDLF, encoded by the coding sequence ATGATAAAAATTAGTAATATAAAAGAATTAAATTCTATGAAAATAGATACTTATTATTTTGAAGTTTTAGAAAATATAATAAAAATTTCTAACAAAAAAGAAAAATATGAGATAAATATCAACTATAGAAATGATAATATTATTTCTACATTAGAAACAATAAAAAAACTTACTGAAATTAAAATCTCTCTTGATAGATTTCAAGAGAGAGAAATTTTATCTTATATTGAAAGTAAAGGTTTTAATAAAACTCTTTGGAATTCCATTGGTAAAGCTATGCATAAATTTAATATGATAGAGCATGGAGATAGAATTGCTGTTGGAATTTCTGGTGGAAAAGATAGTCTTGTTCTTTTTAATTCTCTTGTCAGAATTAAAAAAGTTGCTAATATAGATTTTGAAATAGTTCCCATCCATATTCACATGAAAGAGGATACATCTGACCTTACAGAATTAAAAAAATATATTGAAAAATTTGGTTATAGTTTACAAGTGATAGAAACTAATTTAAAAAATTTAGTAGTGGGAGAAACAAGAGAAAAAAATCCATGTTTTCTTTGTGGTAGAATAAGAAGAGGTATATTATATACTACTATGAAAAATCAAAAACTAAATAAACTTGCTCTTGGTCATCATAAAGATGATATAATAGAAACTTTTCTATTAAATATAATTTATCAAGGAAACAGAAATATTATGAAACCTAGTTATTTTTCTGAGGAGCATCAAGTTCAAATAATAAGACCTCTAGCCTTTGTAGAAGAAAAAAATATAATTAGTTATTCTAAAAAACTTTCTTTACCTATATTAGAAGAAAAATGTCCTTATGAAAGTAGTGCAGATTCAAAAAGATTAAAAATTAAAAATATTATTAAAAATATTTCTCTAGAAAATCCTGATGTAAGAAGCATTATTTTAAATAGTATTGAAGATTTATTTTAA
- a CDS encoding FeoA family protein: MVIPLAFAEENKILKIIEITDKCKNKKALLEKGFCSGKEIILKNSSCGNFIVDINGCQYILGFSYAKNILVE; the protein is encoded by the coding sequence ATGGTTATTCCCTTAGCCTTTGCTGAAGAAAATAAAATTTTAAAGATTATAGAGATTACAGATAAATGTAAAAATAAAAAAGCCCTTTTAGAAAAAGGCTTTTGTTCAGGTAAAGAAATTATTTTAAAAAATAGTTCTTGTGGTAATTTTATTGTTGATATCAATGGATGTCAATATATTTTAGGTTTCAGTTATGCTAAAAATATATTAGTTGAGTAG
- a CDS encoding FeoA family protein, with protein MNLTELKKGETARIIKIGKIGELKKRLIEMGITPGEIIKFDRNAPLGDPQEFLVKENGISIRKEDAKNIEIELIK; from the coding sequence ATGAATTTAACAGAACTAAAAAAAGGAGAGACAGCTAGAATTATTAAAATAGGAAAAATTGGTGAATTAAAGAAAAGACTTATAGAAATGGGAATAACTCCAGGAGAAATTATAAAATTTGATAGAAATGCTCCATTAGGTGACCCTCAAGAATTTTTAGTTAAAGAAAATGGAATTTCTATAAGAAAAGAAGATGCAAAAAATATTGAAATTGAATTAATTAAATAA
- the feoB gene encoding ferrous iron transport protein B yields the protein MIKIAFAGNPNVGKSALINAIAGSNLKVGNWAGVTVEKKEATFIHNGEEITMVDLPGVYSLSPRSLEENITRDFITDEKPDVIINVIEAPNIERNLYLTLLLKELGKPMVMALNFYDEFEALNHSLNLSLLSEKLEMPVVKTSATKKTGLSELLNKAIEVAKKKEVPNFRITFDSFIDKQYQTIKAKINSDKTFDKIVEKYGINFVIIKLLEKDSNFLQKAKDNFGLDIENYLDENIKIIEDRYEDDIDTILAERRYGEIKGILADTLKTSLKSRLDFSEKIDKILLNKVLGLPIFFLIIGLLMTIVFNGSAPFIDWIDGFIGGFVGKYAGVLVEGTPEWLQSLVVDGIIGGVGGVLTFVPLMFLLYFFLSILEESGYMSRVAFLMDKIMRGLGLNGKSFVPMVVGFGCTVPAIYATRTLEDENSRKLTAALAPFMSCGARLPVYGLFTAAFFGQKAGLIVMSLYMFGIIMAIIVGLFLKRFKEFKGENKALLIELAPYRIPSLKTILKSAGRRTGGYLKKASSIILGILMLLWALTYFPNNGNAEKSYMASIGKVIAPVLKPTGFADRWEPVAAVIPSIAAKEVVVGFMAQVLELPESDEGEEEVTTFKEDLMEQVAGLGGAVVDSVKGILSFNISGLFTAPSGEEVEEEGQGVVEATRNLWTDDLAPLRAYSFMIFILTVVPCAVTLGAIKQEFGVKYLLKLTALMLIIPYICSTLVFQIGRLFI from the coding sequence ATGATTAAAATAGCATTTGCTGGGAATCCAAATGTTGGAAAAAGTGCATTAATAAATGCCATTGCTGGTTCTAATTTAAAAGTTGGAAACTGGGCAGGGGTTACTGTTGAAAAAAAGGAGGCAACTTTCATTCATAATGGTGAAGAAATCACAATGGTTGACTTACCAGGAGTGTACAGTCTTAGTCCTAGAAGTTTAGAGGAAAATATTACAAGAGATTTTATAACTGATGAAAAACCAGATGTAATTATAAATGTTATTGAAGCTCCAAATATTGAAAGAAACTTGTATCTTACATTACTTTTAAAAGAGTTAGGAAAGCCTATGGTTATGGCTTTAAACTTTTATGATGAATTTGAAGCTTTAAATCATAGCCTTAATTTGTCATTACTTTCTGAAAAGTTAGAAATGCCTGTTGTAAAAACCTCTGCAACTAAAAAGACTGGACTTTCTGAACTTCTTAATAAAGCTATTGAAGTAGCAAAGAAAAAAGAAGTTCCTAATTTTAGAATTACTTTTGATTCTTTTATTGACAAACAATATCAAACTATCAAAGCTAAAATTAATTCTGATAAAACTTTTGATAAAATAGTAGAAAAATATGGAATAAACTTTGTTATAATCAAGCTTTTAGAAAAAGATAGTAATTTCTTACAAAAAGCAAAAGATAATTTCGGACTTGATATTGAAAATTATTTAGATGAAAATATAAAAATCATTGAAGATAGATACGAAGATGATATTGATACTATTTTAGCAGAAAGAAGATATGGAGAAATAAAAGGAATTTTAGCTGACACATTAAAAACTTCATTAAAATCAAGATTAGATTTTTCTGAAAAAATTGATAAAATTCTTTTAAATAAAGTTTTAGGTCTTCCTATTTTCTTCTTAATAATCGGACTTTTAATGACTATTGTATTTAATGGAAGTGCTCCTTTTATTGATTGGATAGATGGATTTATTGGTGGTTTTGTTGGAAAATATGCTGGGGTTTTAGTAGAAGGAACTCCAGAATGGTTACAATCTCTTGTTGTTGATGGAATAATCGGAGGAGTTGGAGGAGTTTTAACTTTCGTTCCTTTAATGTTCTTATTATATTTCTTCTTATCAATATTAGAAGAAAGTGGATATATGTCTAGGGTTGCTTTCTTAATGGATAAAATTATGAGAGGACTTGGATTAAATGGAAAATCTTTTGTTCCTATGGTTGTTGGATTTGGTTGTACTGTACCAGCTATTTATGCTACAAGAACATTAGAAGATGAAAATTCTAGAAAACTTACAGCAGCTCTTGCTCCATTTATGTCTTGTGGTGCTAGACTTCCTGTGTATGGATTATTTACTGCTGCATTCTTTGGGCAAAAAGCTGGACTTATAGTTATGTCTCTATATATGTTTGGTATTATAATGGCTATAATTGTAGGATTATTCTTAAAAAGATTTAAAGAGTTTAAAGGTGAAAACAAAGCTTTACTTATAGAACTTGCTCCTTATCGTATTCCTAGTTTAAAAACTATTTTAAAATCTGCTGGAAGAAGAACAGGTGGATATTTGAAAAAAGCTAGTAGTATTATTCTTGGTATTTTAATGCTTTTATGGGCCTTAACATATTTCCCTAATAATGGAAATGCTGAAAAATCTTATATGGCTTCAATTGGAAAAGTCATAGCTCCTGTATTGAAACCTACTGGATTTGCTGATAGATGGGAACCTGTTGCTGCAGTTATTCCAAGTATTGCTGCTAAAGAAGTAGTTGTTGGATTTATGGCTCAAGTTTTAGAATTACCTGAATCTGATGAAGGTGAAGAAGAAGTTACAACATTTAAAGAAGATTTAATGGAACAAGTTGCTGGACTTGGTGGAGCAGTTGTTGATTCTGTAAAAGGAATACTAAGTTTTAATATAAGTGGATTATTTACAGCTCCTTCTGGAGAAGAAGTTGAAGAAGAAGGACAAGGGGTAGTTGAAGCTACTAGAAATCTATGGACTGATGATTTAGCTCCTCTTAGAGCATATTCATTTATGATTTTTATTTTAACTGTTGTTCCTTGTGCTGTTACTTTAGGAGCTATTAAACAAGAATTTGGAGTAAAATATTTATTAAAATTAACAGCATTAATGTTAATTATACCTTATATCTGCTCTACTCTTGTTTTCCAAATTGGTCGTTTATTTATCTAA
- a CDS encoding TAXI family TRAP transporter solute-binding subunit: MNKKNILKFITGTIMLGVLVGCGGEKKEANGELDRSKQFVTVATGPTSGLYYPIGGAFSKVIKDLGYKSSAQATGASVENISLILNGGADLAITMSDSVAQAYDAFGAYEGKEPAKNLRCLMGLYPNYVQLVTTTKTGIKKFTDLKGKRVGVGAPNSGVELNARMMYEAHGMTYADSKIDYLNYGEAIDQMKNGLVDAVFVTSGIPNATIMELGTVAKTVLVPIEGEGFKRLQEKYPFFVAAEIPADTYDTDGPVQTATVRNIMLIREELPEDVVYDITKGIFEHMEGIKASHATSEKHISLENSQIGVQIPFHPGAEKYYREKGIIK; encoded by the coding sequence ATGAACAAAAAAAACATCTTAAAATTTATCACAGGAACTATAATGTTAGGAGTACTTGTTGGTTGTGGTGGAGAAAAGAAAGAAGCTAATGGTGAACTTGATAGAAGTAAACAATTTGTGACTGTTGCTACTGGTCCTACAAGTGGATTATATTATCCTATAGGTGGAGCTTTCTCTAAAGTTATAAAAGATTTAGGTTATAAATCTTCTGCACAAGCAACTGGTGCTTCTGTTGAAAATATAAGTCTTATATTAAATGGTGGAGCAGACCTTGCTATTACTATGTCTGACTCTGTTGCTCAGGCTTATGATGCTTTTGGTGCTTATGAAGGAAAAGAGCCTGCTAAAAATTTAAGATGTTTAATGGGATTATATCCTAACTATGTTCAGTTAGTTACTACTACTAAAACTGGTATTAAAAAATTCACAGATTTAAAAGGTAAAAGAGTTGGAGTTGGAGCACCTAACTCTGGAGTTGAATTAAATGCTAGAATGATGTATGAAGCTCATGGAATGACTTATGCTGATAGTAAAATAGATTATCTAAATTATGGTGAAGCTATTGACCAGATGAAAAATGGTCTAGTTGATGCTGTATTTGTTACAAGTGGAATTCCTAATGCTACTATAATGGAGTTAGGAACTGTTGCTAAAACTGTTTTAGTTCCAATTGAAGGTGAAGGATTCAAAAGATTACAAGAAAAATATCCTTTCTTCGTAGCTGCTGAAATCCCTGCAGATACTTATGATACAGATGGACCTGTTCAAACTGCAACTGTTAGAAATATTATGTTGATTAGAGAAGAATTACCTGAAGATGTTGTTTATGATATAACTAAAGGAATATTTGAACATATGGAAGGAATAAAAGCTTCTCATGCAACTTCTGAAAAACATATTTCACTAGAAAATTCTCAAATAGGAGTACAAATTCCTTTCCATCCAGGTGCTGAAAAATACTACAGAGAAAAAGGAATTATTAAATAA
- a CDS encoding DUF1850 domain-containing protein, whose protein sequence is MKKKKLFLGLIILGIIFSIKLYNEKVLLIYNIKTNEIYVKEKVKTDDFIEYKWIHSFEHIPWNEKFQIQKNNSLILREISVAGFGAGIPENKGDVKVEKDGLVHMKNINQPFENIQWINSKTALIYISLNGKILTKGYILPHHELMKLEIRRRLFCDRKSIR, encoded by the coding sequence ATGAAAAAGAAAAAGCTGTTTTTGGGATTAATCATTTTAGGAATAATTTTTTCAATAAAACTGTATAATGAAAAAGTTTTATTAATTTATAATATAAAAACAAATGAAATTTATGTAAAAGAAAAAGTAAAAACTGATGATTTCATTGAATATAAATGGATTCATTCTTTTGAACATATTCCTTGGAATGAAAAATTTCAAATTCAAAAAAATAATTCTCTTATTTTAAGAGAAATCTCTGTTGCTGGATTTGGAGCTGGAATTCCTGAAAACAAAGGAGATGTAAAAGTTGAAAAAGATGGTTTGGTACATATGAAAAATATTAATCAACCATTTGAAAATATACAATGGATTAATTCCAAAACTGCTTTAATTTATATTTCTCTAAATGGAAAAATTTTAACAAAAGGTTATATACTACCTCATCATGAATTAATGAAGCTAGAAATTAGAAGGAGGTTATTCTGTGACAGAAAAAGTATTAGATGA
- a CDS encoding TRAP transporter permease, whose protein sequence is MTEKVLDEKKQEELIQKFDKETKTRKFDSAILTKSLYWIAIVIALYHFLTSALGYPATHMHRSLHVAMMLSMAFVFYPMRKKSPKRKIPWYDYILIILSLAIAAYIWIDWENFINRMGTPNTTDVILGTLLILLVMEASRRISGWPLVILSFLFIVYALVGRSMPSIFMHRGYTWANVVNHCFINTEGIYGTSVSVASSYIFLFILFGSVMNKSGMGQFFNDIALAIAGNSKGGPAKVAVIASGLLGSINGSAVANVVTTGAFTIPLMKKTGYSDEFSGAAVATASVGGQLLPPVMGAAAFIMAETLGVKYSVIIKSAVIPAILYYIGILVQVQLRASKEGFVGIPKENLLKAKDVLKVRGHLLIPIVFLLYMLLLSGRTVIFSAFWTIVLTIIVSYFRKETRMSIKDILDAFAEATRSTVSVAIACAIVGIIIGVVSLTGFGLNMADAIIELGHASLFSTLILTMVTCMILGMGLPSIPAYLITATMAAPALVQLGIKDMAAHLFVFYFAMFANITPPVALASFAAAGISGGNPMKTGLASVKLSLAGFIIPYMFIYNSGLLLLDVSVVGAIIVAITSTLGVFLIGIAVEGYLFTNLNIVFRALALVGSIMLINANRVQDMIGLGILLFLIGIQYIRNKKLQN, encoded by the coding sequence GTGACAGAAAAAGTATTAGATGAAAAAAAACAAGAAGAATTGATACAAAAATTTGATAAAGAAACAAAAACAAGAAAATTTGATAGTGCTATTTTGACAAAATCTCTTTATTGGATAGCAATAGTAATAGCTCTATATCATTTTTTAACATCAGCTCTTGGATATCCAGCTACTCATATGCATAGATCTCTACATGTAGCTATGATGCTTTCAATGGCTTTTGTTTTTTATCCCATGAGAAAAAAATCTCCTAAACGTAAAATTCCTTGGTATGACTATATTTTGATTATTTTATCTTTAGCTATAGCAGCATACATTTGGATAGATTGGGAAAACTTTATAAATAGAATGGGAACTCCAAATACTACTGATGTTATTTTAGGTACATTACTTATTCTATTAGTAATGGAAGCCTCTAGAAGAATATCTGGTTGGCCATTAGTAATATTAAGTTTTTTATTTATAGTTTATGCATTAGTTGGAAGAAGTATGCCATCTATTTTTATGCATAGAGGATATACTTGGGCAAATGTTGTAAACCATTGTTTCATCAATACAGAGGGAATTTATGGAACTTCTGTAAGTGTTGCTTCAAGTTATATCTTCCTATTTATATTATTTGGCTCTGTTATGAATAAATCTGGAATGGGGCAATTCTTTAATGATATTGCTTTAGCTATTGCTGGAAATTCAAAGGGTGGACCTGCAAAAGTTGCTGTTATTGCCAGTGGACTTTTAGGTTCTATAAATGGTTCTGCTGTTGCCAATGTTGTTACTACTGGTGCTTTTACAATTCCTCTTATGAAAAAAACAGGTTACTCTGATGAATTTTCTGGAGCAGCTGTTGCTACTGCTTCTGTTGGAGGACAATTACTACCACCAGTAATGGGAGCTGCTGCATTTATAATGGCTGAAACTTTAGGAGTTAAATATAGTGTAATTATAAAAAGTGCTGTTATTCCAGCAATATTATATTATATAGGAATTTTAGTTCAAGTACAACTTAGAGCTTCTAAAGAAGGATTTGTTGGAATTCCTAAAGAAAATCTTTTAAAAGCTAAAGATGTATTAAAAGTTAGAGGACATTTATTAATTCCAATTGTATTCTTATTATATATGTTACTTTTAAGTGGAAGAACTGTTATATTCTCTGCTTTCTGGACAATAGTTTTAACAATAATAGTAAGTTATTTTAGAAAAGAAACTAGAATGAGTATAAAAGATATATTGGATGCTTTTGCTGAAGCTACACGTTCTACTGTATCTGTTGCTATTGCCTGTGCTATAGTTGGTATCATAATAGGTGTAGTTAGTTTAACTGGATTTGGTTTAAACATGGCTGATGCTATTATTGAATTAGGTCATGCTAGTTTGTTCTCAACATTAATTTTAACAATGGTAACTTGTATGATATTAGGTATGGGATTACCTAGTATTCCTGCATATTTAATCACAGCAACTATGGCAGCTCCTGCTTTAGTTCAACTTGGAATTAAAGATATGGCAGCTCACCTATTTGTTTTCTATTTTGCAATGTTTGCCAATATAACTCCACCTGTTGCTTTAGCTTCATTTGCAGCTGCAGGAATTTCTGGTGGTAATCCTATGAAAACTGGATTAGCTTCTGTTAAACTTTCTTTAGCAGGATTTATTATTCCATATATGTTTATTTACAATTCTGGATTACTATTGTTAGATGTTTCAGTTGTTGGGGCAATAATTGTAGCTATTACTTCTACTTTAGGAGTATTCTTAATAGGAATAGCTGTTGAAGGATATCTATTTACTAATCTAAATATTGTATTTAGAGCTTTAGCACTAGTTGGTTCTATTATGTTAATTAATGCTAACAGAGTTCAAGATATGATTGGACTTGGTATCTTATTATTCCTTATAGGAATTCAATATATAAGAAATAAAAAATTACAAAATTAA